A stretch of DNA from Thalassococcus arenae:
AAGATCATGTCCAGCGGGATCAGCGTGTCCTTCATCCAGAACGCCACGCGCTGCGGCCGTTCGTAGACGAACAGCATGCCCGTGCTGGCTGGCATCGACTCGACATGCATCAAGCCGCGCGCCCGTTCGCCGGCGTCGTCCGCGACGGTGACGTTGAACCGCGCATTGCCGAAATCGCCGCGCAGCCACAGCGTGCCCGCATCGCAGGCGGCCAGGGCCGAGGCGGGTGCGAATACGGCCGCGATCAGGAGCGCGGCAAACCGGCTTCCCATACATTCACCTCGGTCGCCATGCGGCCACGCTTGCCGTCGATCACCCGGATCGCCAGGGCCTCGCCCGGTTGCAGGTCGGACAGGCCTGACCGGCGCAGCACCTCTATGTGGATGAAGACGTCCTGCGGTTTGCCGAACACGTTGGCAAACCCGAAGCCCTTGGCCTTGTCGAACCACTTGACCCGCGCCGGCTCCAGAGGGGCCGACCGGATCAATTCCGGATCGATGTCCTCGAAATCCGCCAGCGGCGCCCCCACCGGGGCCTCCGGCGGGTCGATGCGGAAAACCTCGGTTGCCTGCACGCCCCGCTCTGTGCGCTGGACCGAAATCTCGATTCGCGCTCCATCCGCGACCGAGCTCTGGCCGAAGTTGCGCAGAACGTTGGCATGCAACAGGATGTCAGGACCCCCGGCTTCCGCCACGACAAATCCGAAACCCTTGACAGGGTCGAACCATTTGACCTTGCCATGCAACCGTTCGGTGTCTGTTTCTTGCTGTCTCACTGCTTGTCCAAAACACAACTTGCATATCCCCAAGGATCACTTCTGCGATAGGAAAGACGGGGATTTCAAGTCGCAGCTTGCCCGATTTTGTGTCAGCTGGACAGGCCTTCATTTCACGTGGCGTGAAATTCACGGGCTGAGACGGGCGATTTCCCAGGCCGTTTCCCGGTCGCGGCGGGTCCAGCGGAACCGGTCGTGCAGACGAAACGCGCCATCGGCCCAGAACTCGATCTCGACCGGCACGATACGGAACCCGCCCCAGAACGGCGGCCGTTTCGGCGCGGTGCCATGCAGCGCAGTCACCTTGGCGACCTCGGCCATCAGCGCGGCACGCGACGACAGCGGCCGGCTTTGATGCGACGCCCAGGCGCCCAGGCGACTTTTCAGCGAGCGTGAGGCGAAATAGGCGTCCGCCAGCGGCCCGTCCTCGCGGGTGACAGTGCCGCGCACCCGGATCTGCCGGCGCAGCGATTTCCAGTGCATGACGAACGCCGCCTTGCCGGCGCCCTCGATCTCGCGGGCCTTGGCGCTGCCATAGTTGGTGTAGAAGACAAAGGCGCCGTCCTCGATCTCCTTGAGCAGCACCATCCGGGCGTTCGGCATCCCGTCGGCATCCACCGTCGACAGCGCGATGGCATTGGGATCGTTGGGTTCGCTCTGCTCGGCCTCGGCAAGCCAGGCGCGCGCGATGGCGAACGGGTCGTCTCCCGCGAATATGCCGGTTCTGTCTGTCATGTCCGCCTCTGTTGCCCGCGATCGCCCCGCGCTGCGGCCTTGATGGCCCGCGGGGGATCGCCTAATGGTCGCTAAACGCAGGATTTGGGCGGAGAGGCGCATATGTCAAACGGATTGATGGCGGGCAAACGCGGGCTGATCATGGGCCTGGCCAATGACAAGTCGATCGCCTGGGGTATCGCCAAGGCCTGCGGCGATGCCGGCGCCGACCTGGCGTTTTCCTACCAGGGCGAGGCGTTGAAAAAGCGCGTCGACCCGCTGGCCGCACAGCTTGGTTCGGACATCGTTCTGCCCTGCGACGTGGGCGACGGCGCGTCGATCGACGCCTTGTTCGACGGTCTCAAGGCCCGGTGGGACAACCTGGATTTCATCGTCCACGCCATCGGCTTCTCCGACAAGAACGAACTGCGCGGTCGCTATGTCGATACCAGCCGCGACAATTTCATGATGACGATGGACATCTCGGTCTATTCCTTCACCGCGGTGATGCAGCGCGCCGAAAAGATGATGACCAATGGCGGATCGGCCCTGACGCTGACCTATTACGGCGCCGAACGCATCATGCCGCATTACAACGTCATGGGCGTGGCCAAGGCGGCGCTGGAGTCGTCGGTGCGCTACCTGGCCGAGGATCTCGGCAAGGACGGCATTCGCGTCAACGCCATCAGCGCCGGACCGATCAAGACGCTGGCCGCCAGCGGCATCGGCGATTTCCGCTACATCATGAAGTGGAACGAATACAATTCGCCGCTGCGCCGCAACGTGACCATCGAGGATGTGGGCAAATCCGCGCTTTACCTGCTCAGTGACCTGGGCTCCGGCGTGACGGGCGAGACCCACCATGTCGATGCCGGCTACCATGTCGTCGGCATGAAGGCGGTGGACGCGCCCGACATCACCAAGGGCTGACCGGTCATGGACTGGACCCACCTGCTGGCCTTCAACCTCACGCTGCTGGCCGCGATGGCGGCCCCCGGCCCGGCTTTCCTGTTCGCGCTGCGCCAGTCCATCGCGGGCGGCTTCCGCACGGGTGTGGCGACCGGGGCCGGGCTCGGGCTGATGGCGGCTTGCTGGACCGGCGCGGCGCTGCTGGGTCTCGAAGCGGTGTTCCGCCTCGTGCCCTGGGCCTATCTCGCGCTCAAGATCGCGGGCGCGCTCTACCTGCTCTGGATCGCCTACACGCTGTGGCGCGATGCCCGCCAGCCGGTCAGCGACAGCGCCCGGCCCGGCGCGCAGGCCTTCTGGGGCGGCGTGCTGGTCAATCTCGCCAACCCCAAATCGGTCCTGTTCGCCGGTTCGGTGCTGATCGTGATTTTCCCCGCCGGGTTAAGTCTGGCCAGCAAGGCCCTGATCGTTCTCAACCATTTCCTGGTCGAGCTGATCGTCTACGGCCTGTTTGCGGCGATGCTGGCCACGCCGCCCGCCCGTGCGGGCTACCTGCGGATCAAGCACTGGTTCGACCGCGCCGCGGGCGTGATCCTGGCTGCGCTTGGCTTGCGCCTGCTGCTGGACCGCTGAGATGAGCCTTGTCGCCTTCGCCTCGGTCTGGCTGATCCACCTGGTTGCGGCGATGTCGCCCGGCCCTTCCTTCGTCGTCTGCGTCCGCACCGCCGTGTCCGAAGGGTTCGGCACCGCTGTCGCGCTGGCCATCGGTTTCGGCCTGGGGGCGGCGCTTTGGGCCGCCACCGCGATGGCCGGCCTGGCGCTGCTGTTCGAGCTGGTCCCGGCGCTGTTCGCCGCGCTCAAGTTCGGCGGGGCCGCCTTCCTGCTCTTCATCGCCTTCATGATGTGGCGTCATGCCCGCGACCCCCTGCCTTCGACCGAGGGCGCCGCGCCGCGCAGTGCCGCTTCGGCGATACGGCTTGGCTTCCTGACCTTCGCCAGCAACCCCAAGACGGCGGTTTTCTTCGGCGCGGTCTTCGTGGGGCTGGTGCCTGCAGAGACCCCGCCACTTGTGCGTATCGCTCTGATCGGCGTGATCTTTCTCAACGAAACCCTGTGGTATCTCGCGGTGGCGCGGGTCTTTTCGCTGCCCCGCGCCCGCACCGCCTATGCCCGCCTCAAGGCCTGGATAGACCGTGCTTTCGGCAGCCTCATCGCGCTTTTCGGGCTCAAGATCGCGCTCAGCTAAAGGAACCCGCCCATGTCCGACACCCGCCTGCCTCACGAAAAAGGCTTTCATGTCAGCTGGGACCAGCTGCACCGCGATGCCCGCGCCCTGGCGTGGCGCCTGCAGGGCCAGGGCCCGGATAACGGCGCCTGGAAGGCCGTGGTCGCCATCACCCGTGGCGGCATGGCACCGGCGATGATCGTGGCGCGCGAGCTCGACATCCGCACCGTCGACACGATCAGCGTGAAATCCTACCATTCCGGTGGCGGCAAGGCCGACCAGCGGCGCGAGGCCGAAGTGCTGAAATCGCCGGACCCGGCATTGATGGGCGATGGCGAAGGTATCCTGATCGTCGACGACCTCGTGGACAGCGGCAAGACGCTGGAACTGGTGCGCAGCCTCTACCCCAAGGCCCATGTCGCCACCGTCTACGCCAAGCCGATGGGCCGCCCGCAGGTCGAGACCTTCATCACCGAGGTCAGCCAGGACACCTGGATCTTCTTCCCCTGGGACATGGCGCTGCAATACGTCAAACCCTATCGCGGCGACGACTGACCCCGGAACCCCGCCCCCGTCTTCTCCGGTTTCAAAATATCTCGGGGGTTTGGGGGTAGCACCCCCAATCTGCGTGAACGCAAATCAAACCCTGTGCGGCGCAGCCGCCCAATCGGATCACAGCCATGACCAGCAGAACGCAAACCACCTTTCCGCCCCCGGTCATGGAGGCCCGCCGCTGGCTTGACGGGGTGACCTTTCCGCCCGACCGGCCGCTGCTGAACGTCAGCCAGGCCGCCCCGGTCGAACCACCACCCGAACCGCTGCTTGCGGCGATGGCCGACGCGTTGAAAGACGCCGATACCCACCTTTACGGCCCTGTCCTGGGCCTGCCTGCCCTGCGCGGGGAACTGGCCGCGCAATGGTCGGCGCAATATGGCGGTGCGATCGCGCCCGAACAGGTCGCCATCACGTCGGGCTGCAACCAGGCCTTTGCCGCCGCGATCACCGCGATCTGCACCGAGGGAGATGAAGTTCTCCTTCCAACCCCCTGGTATTTCAATCACAAGATGTGGCTGGACATGTCCGGCGTGACGGCCGTGCCACTGCCGACGGACGCCAACCTGATCCCCGATGTCGCAACCGCCGAAGCGCTGGTGACCGACCGCACCCGTGCCATTGCGCTGGTCTCTCCCAACAACCCCGGCGGGGTCGAATACCCCGCCGAAACACTGGCCGCCTTCCGCGACCTGGCCCGGGCAAAACGTATCAAACTGCTGCTGGACGAGACATATCGGGATTTCGACATGCGACCCATGCCGACCCATCCGCTTTTCGCCGATCCGGACTGGGACGACACGCTGGTGCATCTTTACAGTTTCTCCAAGGCGTTCCGCCTGACCGGCCATCGCGTCGGCGCGCTTGTCGCCGCGCCGGACCTGCTGTCCGAGGTCGAGAAATTCCTCGACACCATCGCGATCTGCCCGCCGCAGCTGGGCCAGCGCGCCGCGCTCTGGGGCTTGCGCAACCTGCGGCAATGGCTGGCCGGAGAACGCGACGAGATCCTGGCCCGCCGCGCGGCGATCGCGGCCAACATGCCGAAACTCGCGGTCAAGGGCTGGCGACTGGCGGGGGCCGGTGCCTATTTCGCCTATCTCGAACATCCCTTTGCGATGTCCAGCGCCGAGATGGCCCCGAAACTGGTGCGCGAGGCCGGTATCCTGCTTTTGCCCGGAACCATGTTCCACCCCGCGGGTGCCGAGGCCGGTCGCCGCGAATTGCGTGTTGCCTTCGCCAATATCG
This window harbors:
- a CDS encoding aminotransferase, producing MTSRTQTTFPPPVMEARRWLDGVTFPPDRPLLNVSQAAPVEPPPEPLLAAMADALKDADTHLYGPVLGLPALRGELAAQWSAQYGGAIAPEQVAITSGCNQAFAAAITAICTEGDEVLLPTPWYFNHKMWLDMSGVTAVPLPTDANLIPDVATAEALVTDRTRAIALVSPNNPGGVEYPAETLAAFRDLARAKRIKLLLDETYRDFDMRPMPTHPLFADPDWDDTLVHLYSFSKAFRLTGHRVGALVAAPDLLSEVEKFLDTIAICPPQLGQRAALWGLRNLRQWLAGERDEILARRAAIAANMPKLAVKGWRLAGAGAYFAYLEHPFAMSSAEMAPKLVREAGILLLPGTMFHPAGAEAGRRELRVAFANIDATQIGTLFDRLAALDWPLAGRQPAA
- a CDS encoding LysE family translocator, which translates into the protein MSLVAFASVWLIHLVAAMSPGPSFVVCVRTAVSEGFGTAVALAIGFGLGAALWAATAMAGLALLFELVPALFAALKFGGAAFLLFIAFMMWRHARDPLPSTEGAAPRSAASAIRLGFLTFASNPKTAVFFGAVFVGLVPAETPPLVRIALIGVIFLNETLWYLAVARVFSLPRARTAYARLKAWIDRAFGSLIALFGLKIALS
- the gpt gene encoding xanthine phosphoribosyltransferase codes for the protein MSDTRLPHEKGFHVSWDQLHRDARALAWRLQGQGPDNGAWKAVVAITRGGMAPAMIVARELDIRTVDTISVKSYHSGGGKADQRREAEVLKSPDPALMGDGEGILIVDDLVDSGKTLELVRSLYPKAHVATVYAKPMGRPQVETFITEVSQDTWIFFPWDMALQYVKPYRGDD
- a CDS encoding LysE family translocator is translated as MDWTHLLAFNLTLLAAMAAPGPAFLFALRQSIAGGFRTGVATGAGLGLMAACWTGAALLGLEAVFRLVPWAYLALKIAGALYLLWIAYTLWRDARQPVSDSARPGAQAFWGGVLVNLANPKSVLFAGSVLIVIFPAGLSLASKALIVLNHFLVELIVYGLFAAMLATPPARAGYLRIKHWFDRAAGVILAALGLRLLLDR
- the pdxH gene encoding pyridoxamine 5'-phosphate oxidase; translation: MTDRTGIFAGDDPFAIARAWLAEAEQSEPNDPNAIALSTVDADGMPNARMVLLKEIEDGAFVFYTNYGSAKAREIEGAGKAAFVMHWKSLRRQIRVRGTVTREDGPLADAYFASRSLKSRLGAWASHQSRPLSSRAALMAEVAKVTALHGTAPKRPPFWGGFRIVPVEIEFWADGAFRLHDRFRWTRRDRETAWEIARLSP
- a CDS encoding cold-shock protein, with amino-acid sequence MRQQETDTERLHGKVKWFDPVKGFGFVVAEAGGPDILLHANVLRNFGQSSVADGARIEISVQRTERGVQATEVFRIDPPEAPVGAPLADFEDIDPELIRSAPLEPARVKWFDKAKGFGFANVFGKPQDVFIHIEVLRRSGLSDLQPGEALAIRVIDGKRGRMATEVNVWEAGLPRS
- the fabI gene encoding enoyl-ACP reductase FabI translates to MSNGLMAGKRGLIMGLANDKSIAWGIAKACGDAGADLAFSYQGEALKKRVDPLAAQLGSDIVLPCDVGDGASIDALFDGLKARWDNLDFIVHAIGFSDKNELRGRYVDTSRDNFMMTMDISVYSFTAVMQRAEKMMTNGGSALTLTYYGAERIMPHYNVMGVAKAALESSVRYLAEDLGKDGIRVNAISAGPIKTLAASGIGDFRYIMKWNEYNSPLRRNVTIEDVGKSALYLLSDLGSGVTGETHHVDAGYHVVGMKAVDAPDITKG
- a CDS encoding DUF192 domain-containing protein, producing MGSRFAALLIAAVFAPASALAACDAGTLWLRGDFGNARFNVTVADDAGERARGLMHVESMPASTGMLFVYERPQRVAFWMKDTLIPLDMIFADENGVVRKVHHRAEPGSWKSIPGGDAIQYVLEINGGLAQQLGIAVGTQMQHPAIADPAWPCP